The window AGCGGCACGCCGTCGATCTTGATGGTGCCGCCCTGCGGATCGTAGAACCGCTCGGCCAGCTGGAACAGCGTGGACTTGCCCGCCCCCGAAGGCCCTACGATGGCCACCGTCTCGCCCGGCTCCACCGTCAGCGAGAAATCGTGCAGCGCGGCGAGTTCGGGGCGCGAGGGATAGCGGAAGGTCACGCGCTCGAAGGCGATTTTGCCGCGCGCGGGCACCGGCAGCGCCATGGGCCGGGCGGGCGGCGCGATCTGCGGGCGCTCGTCGAGCAGTTCGGCAAGGCGGCTGGCGGCGCCCGCGCCGCGCACCAGATCGCCATAGACCTCGGTCAGCGAATTGAACGCGCCCGCCACCAGCACGGCGGTGAACACGAAGGCCGCGATGGTGCCGCCGGTGATCGTCCCTTCGGCCACGCCCACCGCGCCCCGCCACAGGATCAGCGTGATCGCGCCGAGCACGAGGAACATGATCAGCGCGGTCATCACGCTGCGCATCATGAAGCGGCGGCGGGCGATCTCGAAGGTATCCTCGACGCTGGCGGCAAAGCGCTCCGCCTCGCGCGGCTCCTGCGTGAAGGCCTGCACGATGGGCAGCGCGTCGAGCACCTCGCCGGTCATCGCGCCGATCTGTGCGACGTGATCCTGGCTGGTGCGCGACATGCCGCGAAGGCGCCGCCCGAACACCGCGATCGGCACCACGACCAGCGGGATCGCCACGAGCAGCCACACCGTCAGCTGCGGCGCGAGGATGAACAGATAGACGACGCCGCCTATCGCCATGATGACATTGCGCAGCGCGACCGAGACGCTGGTGCCCACCAGCTGGTCGATGATCGTCGTGTCCGCCGTCATGCGCGAGGAAATCTCCTTGGGGGAGTTCACCTCGAAGAAGCTGGGCGAAAGCGTCAGCAGGTGGCGCTGCACGCGGCGGCGGATATCGGCGACCACGCGCTCGCCCAGCCACGAGACCGAATAGAACCGCGTCGCCGTACCCAGCGACAGCACCACGATCGTCGCGACCAGCGTGACGAACCAGCGCTCGATCGCCGTGGGATCGGCGCCGCGCGCGAAGCCCTGATCGATGATCTGACGAAAACCGTAAGGAATGGCGAGCGTCGCCAGCGCCGTCACCAGCAGCGCCGCCCCCGCCAGCGCGACCCGCCCCGGATACCGGAACATCTCGCGCCAGACCATCGTCAGCGGACGCAGCCCCTTGGGCGACCGTCCGGCAGCCGCCGATGTGGCCTCTTCGCCGCTGGCCGGCTCAGGGCTGGCGAAGGCAGGATCGACGGACGGTTGCTGCCCCACAGCAAGATCACGGGCGGCAGGCTCAGGAACGGCAGGATCGCGGGGAGATGGCATGGTCTCGCGCCTTACCCCCTCGCCCGCCGCAGGAAAAGGGCCTTGCGGTGGGCTTTGCGGGACGAAATGCCCTATCCCGGCGCCCTTCCGTCACCGTGCCGTCACGGCGCCGTCACCGCGCGGCTGCCGGGGGCCATCTGGCCCCGAAACGGGACGAAAGCGGGATTTGCCGCATTGCACAATGACGCGTTCGGGTCCAAATTAGGCAGCAAATCGGTCGATGGGCCGTTAACCGTGAGATGTCAGGTAAGAGCCGCCAGACCTGCGGGCGCGGCCGGGAGAACGCGACTTGCTCTATAACGCCTACGAATTGCAGCGAAATCTGCTCAGCGGCGCATCGGCCTGGGCCTCGGTCGGTGCAGAGATGCTGACCAACCCGGCGTTTCCGATCAGCCAGTTCGGCCTGGGGCCGGTGATGGCATCGGCGCTCGAAGTCTTCGCGCATGCCGCCGCGCCCCGCGGAAAACCGACCTTCGCGATCGAAGCGGTGACGATCGAGGGCAAGCGCCACCCCGTCACCGAATCGATCGTCGAGCGACGCCCGTTCTGCAACCTGCTGCGTTTCGAGCGCGCAGGCCTTCCCGCCGATGCCCCGCGCCTGATGATCGTCGCGCCGATGAGCGGACACTACGCCACGCTGCTGCGCGGCACCGTGGCCCGCATGGTCGAAAGCAGCGTCGTCTACATCACCGACTGGGCCGACGCGAAGCTGGTTCCGGCCTCGGAAGGCCGCTTCGATCTGGACGACTATATCGACTACCTGATCGATTTCCTCTCGTGCATCGGCCCCGGCACGCACATGCTGGCGGTGTGCCAGCCCTCGGTCCCGGCCTTTGCCGCCGCCGCGATCATGGGCCAGCAGAAGCACCCGGCGCGCCCTGCCACGCTGACCATGATGGGCGGCCCGATCGACACGCGCGAGGCGCCCACCAGCGTCAACGACGTCGCCATGCAGCAGCCGCTGGCGTGGTTCGAGCAGAACGTGATCGCCACCGTCCCGCTCGCCTATCCGGGCTCGGGCCGCCGCGTCTATCCAGGCTTTCTCCAGCTGGCCGGGTTCATGGCGATGAATCTGGGCAACCACATGATGAGCCACTACGGCATGTTCCGTCATCTGGTCGAAGGCGACGATGAAAGCGCGGCGGCGACCAAGGCGTTCTACGATGAATATCGCAGCGTCTGCGACATGACCGCCGAGTTCTATCTCCAGACCATCGAGCATGTGTTCCAGCGCCACTCGCTGCCCAACGGCGAGTTCGTGCATCGCGGCGAGCGGATCGATCCCACCGCGATCCGCGACACCGCGCTGCTCGCGGTCGAGGGGGAAAAGGACGATATCTCCGGCATCGGCCAGACCAAAGCCGCGCTCAAGCTGGCGGTCGACCTGCCCGACGACTCGAAGAAGTACTATCTCGTCGAAGGTGCGGGCCATTACGGCATCTTCAACGGCAAGCGCTGGCGCAATCTCGTTGCCCCGGTCCTCGAAGACTGGATACGCAGCCACGCCCGCAAACCGGAAGCGACGGAGAAATAAGCCAAGTTTTCACGACAAGCCGTTCCCTGTGCGCGCTGGCACGGGGAACGGAAAGGCAGGATGGTTCTGGTCCGTTAAGGTTGATTTTGGTAAACTGTCGGACATGCGTAAACTGTCAGCCATGAACGGAAAACTCGGTCGCCGCGATATCGTGAAGGGTGGATTGCTGGCGGGCCTCGGCCTGACGCTGCCCGCCCGCGCCTTTGCCGCCGACCCGCAGGGCCTGAGTGGTTCAAATCTGACCGGCGCGGCACCGACTGATCTGCTCTCCGGCTCCACGCTCGGCGCGGTTCCGGCCAGCCCGGCCAGCGCCGACGCCTATCAGCAGCGCATCCTTGCCGCTGCCCAGCGCGAGGTCAGCCGGGTACGGGCCTCCATATGGCGCGCCGATCTGGTCGGCATCGCCGATTTCTCGCAGCCGTCGTGGAAGCCGCGCTTCCATTTCGCCAATCTGGAAGACGGCACCGTGCGCTCGTTCCTGCTGGCCCACGGGCGCGGTTCGGACCCGGCGCACAGCGGCTGGCTGCAGAGCTTCTCCAATCAGGTCGGCTCGGAAGCGACATCGCGCGGCGCCTATCTCACCTGCGAATGGTATCAGGGCAAGTACGGCACCTCGATCCGCCTGCAGGGCCTCGATGCCGACAATTCGCGCGCGCTCGAACGCGCCATCGTCGTCCACCCCGCATGGTACGTGGACGAATCGATGATCGCCAAGTGGGGCAAGCTCGGCCGCAGCGAGGGCTGCTTCGCGATGAGCCAGGCGAACTTCAACGAGGCGCTCTGGCACCTGTCGGGCGGACGCCTGCTGTTCGCGGACCGCATCGGCGAGGCGTGATTTCCGCCCGCATCATGCCCCCATCACGGCCTGCATCACCCCCTGCATCATGGGGCACTAATTCGTCCCGCCCGCATTATCAGCGGGAACTATAGGTTCGATCACGCGATGTGGCGTTTACTTGCCACCCGGTTCGCGCGACAGACCTTTCGATGACCCTGCCCCTCGACAATGCCGACTGGCCCACTTTCGGCTGGAGCGATGACATTCGCCCCGCGCTGTCGCGTGCCGTGGCGGCAGGCCGTCCGGTGGCGCTGGCGACGCTGTTGCGGGTCGAGGGCAGTGCGCCGCGCGGCCCCGGCGCGCAGATGCTGTTCGATGGCAGCACCGCCAGCGGCTATTTCTCGGGCGACTGCATCGAGGGCGATGTCGCCACCCACGCCGCGCAGGTGCTGGAGGACGGCCAGCCGCGCCGCCTGCACTATGGCATGGGCAGTCCGTGGATCGACCTGCGGCTGCGCTGCGGCGGCGCGCTGCATGTCGTGGTCGAACGGGTGGAGGCGGACAGCCCTGCCGCGATGGCGCTGCTCGATCACACCCGCCAGCGCCGGTCGTGCCTGTGGGAGAGCGACGGCACGGTGCAGACCGTGCGCGTGGCGGAAAGCGGCGCCCCCCTGCTCAGCGCACACGACGATCCGCTGCACTTTGCCCGGCGTTACGACCCGCCGCGCCGCCTGATCGTCTCGGGCGGCGATCCGGGCGCGCTGGCCGCCGCGCAGCTGGCGATGATGACCGGGTTCGAGACGATCCTCGTGCGCCCCGACGGCCCGCACCAGCCGCCGCCCTTCGCGGTCTCGCGCTATCTGCGCGGCGAGCCTTCGCAGGCTCTTCCCGAACTCGGTGTCGATCGCTGGACCGCGTACCTCGGCGCCACACACGAGGACGAGCACGATCTCGGCGGCTGCCTTGCCGCGCTGAAGGGCGGGGCGGCGTGGACCGGGATGATCGGCGCCAAGTCGCGCGCGCCCGCCCGTATCGCCGCGCTGCGCGGCGCCGGGGCCAGCGACGAGGAGATCGCCGCGCTGCACATGTCTCCCGGCGTCGCAGGGCTGGGCAAGGCCCCGTTCGAGGTCGCCACCGGCATCCTGGCCGAGATCATGCAGGCGCTCAACCCCGCCCGCGAGCGCGCCTGAGCGTGGCAGGAAACCGCCTCGGATCGCGCCATGACTTCGGTGCGATCGTGCTGGCGGCAGGCCACGCCACGCGCTTTGGCGGCGGCAAGATGCACGCGCTTTTCAGAGGCGAACCGCTGCTGCACCATGCGATCCGGCTGGCGCGCGCGGCACCGGTGTCCCGCGTCGTAGTCGTCACGCGCCCCGGTGCGGCCATCGGCCAGTGGGACGGCGCCCCGCCCGTCACCCACATCACTCTCGCCAGCGACGCGCTGTCCACAACCCTGCGTGCGGGGCTGGCCGAGTTTGACGGGTCCGGCGTGGATGGCGCCTTCGTGTTTCTGGGCGACATGCCGCTGGTGCCGCGGGACATGGCCGCTCGGCTCGCCGCCGCGCTGGGCGAGCGCTATGCCGCGCTCCCGGTCGTCGGGGAGCGTCCCGGCCATCCCGTGCTGCTGTCCGCGCGGGCGATGGCGGATGCGCTGCTTCTGGAAGGGGATGCAGGTGCGGGCCGCCTGCTGCGCGCACGCCCCGATGTGCTCCGCCTGCCCTGCGACGATCCCGGCGTGCTCACCGATATCGACAGCCGCGAGGATCTCGTCAGGGTGGAAACAGAACGATGAGATCAGGCCCAAGAATATCAGGCGCGGCCGGTTTCGCTCGCCAGCAGGGCGGGATCGATGCCTTCGGCGCGCCATGCGGCTTCCCAGCGCTTTTCGGCGCGCGTGTCGAACAATACCCCGGCGCTTCCCTGCGCGGCATGCCAGCCGTGCTGGCGCAACTCTCCCTCAAGCTGGCCTGCGCCCCATCCGGCATAGCCCAGCGCCATCAGCCAGCGCGCAGGCCCGGTGCCCTTGGCGATCGCGCGCAGCACATCCATCGAGGCGGACAGCGCGCCGACCGGCTCGACCAGCACGGTGTCGTGGCCGATCCAGTCGGTGGAGTGCAGTACGAAACCGCGCCCCGGCTCGACCGGACCGCCATGGTGGATTTCGCGATCGGGCGCCGTGCCGGGATCGATGCCCAGTTCCTTCAGGATCGCATGAAAGCGCACGCCCTCGCGCAAAGTGCCGATGCCGACGCCCAGCGCGCCGGTATCGTCATGCACGCACATCACGTTGACCGAACGGGCGAACCGCGGATCGCCCATGCCCGGCATGGCCAGCAGCAGCCGACCCGTAAGATACTGTTCCTGTGTCACGCCTTTGACTGTACCGGGTCCAGGCGAGCCCGCAAGCACGCCGCGCGTCCCCTCTCTGCTTCTACCCCCAAGGAGTAACCCCATGAACCTGCTGTTCGATCTGCCGCCCGCCCCCACCGTGCCCATCGCCGGGTCGGACACCCGCTTCCCGGTCGGCCGCGTGTTCCTTGTCGGACGTAACTACGAGGACCACGCGAAGGAAATGGGCGCCGCCGTCGATCGCGAGGCGCCGGTGTGGTTCTCCAAGTTCGCCTCGACCGTCTGCGTCACCCCGGCGACCATCCCCTATGCGCCGGGCACCGAGAACTACCATTACGAGATGGAACTGGTCGTGGCGCTGGGCGCAGGCGGCTTCCGCGTCGCGCCCGAAGACGCGATGGACCTCGTGACCGGCTATGCCTGCGGGCTCGACATGACCCGCCGCGATCTGCAATCGCGCATGAAGAGCAAGCAGTACCCCTGGGACGTCGCCAAGAACATCGAGAACGGCGCGGTGATCGGCCCGATCACCCCTGCGGCGCAATTCGGCGAGGTGTCCTGCCAACGCATCCGCCTGACGCAGAACGGCACCGTGAAGCAGGACGCGACGCTCGACCTGCTGATCTGGAGCCTGCCCGAACTGATCGCCGACCTCTCGAAGCTCTATCACCTGCAGGCGGGCGACCTGATCTACACCGGCACCCCGGCAGGCGTCGGTCCGGTCCAGCCCGGCGACGTGCTGGTGGGCGAAGTCGATGGCTGCGAGCCGATCGAACTGCGGATCGCCGAAGCGGAGTGAATCTGTACGCAGCGTGTACTGAACGGTTAATTGCCGTATAGGCGCGCGCGACTCGATAAAAAGAAGAAGGACACGATCATCTCCTCCCGTCATGCCGTCCGCCCTGCCCTGCTCGCCTCGATCGCGACGCTGGGCGTGCTTGCCCCCCTTGCCGCTGCGCAGGCGCAATCGAGCGATCCCGCGTCGGAAGCGAACTCGACCACCGCGAAGTCGCACAAGGACAAGACCCCGGTCATCGTCGTGACCGGGCGCGGGCTGGCGGACGGCCCGGCAACCCCGGCCTACGACAGCGTGGTGCTCGATCGCGACACGATCACCTCCAGTTCCTCGGGCCGGATCGAGGACGTGCTGTCCTCGGTGGCGGGATTCCAACAGTATCGCCGTTCGGACAGTCGCGCGACCAACCCGTCGAACCAGGGTGTCACCCTGCGCGCGCTGGGCGGCAATGCCTCCAGCCGCTCGCTGGTGCTGCTGGACGGGGTGCCGGTGGCGAACCCGTTCTTCGGCTATATCCCGCTCAGCACGCTTTCGCCCGACCGGCTCAGCACGATCCGCGTGACGCGCGGCGGCGGCACCGGGGCGTTCGGTGCAGGCGCTGTCGCGGGCACCATCGAAATGGACAGCGCCGGGCCGGACCAACTGGGCCTGCTCAATGCCGAGGCGCTCGTCGACAATCGCGGCGAGACGCAGATGGATGCCACCGTCTCGCCCAAACTGGGCAATTCGGGCGGCTATGTCGTCGCCAGTGTGCAGTGGGATCGCGGCAAGGGCTTCTGGACCACGCCCGAAGACCAGCGCGTCGATGCCAGCGCCCGCGCGCGCTATGAAAGCCTTTCCGGCTCGATCCGCGCGGTTGCCCCGCTGACCGACGACATCGAGGTGCAGGCCGGTGTCATGGCCTTTCAGGATCACCGCACTTTCCGCTTCCAGGGTGCCGATTCGACGTCTTCCGGCCAGCAGGGCTCGATTCGCCTCGTCGGCCATGGCGACTGGAAGTTCGACGTGCTCGCCTATGTGCAGGCGCAGGATTACTCGAACATCGTCAAGAGCTCGACCAGTTACAAGGAAACGCTGGACCAGCACGCCACGCCCACGCTGGCAGGCGGCGGCAAGCTGGAGATCCGCCCGCCGGTGGGCGACGATCACGTCCTGCGCTTCGGCACCGACCTGCGCCTGACCGGCGGCCACCTGCTGGAATTCCCGATCAGCACCACCACCGGCGAACGCTCGGCGATCCGCCATGCGGGCGGCGACGAGTCGGACCTTGGCCTCTATGCGCAGGATGACTGGACGCTGGGCCAGCTGGTGCTGACCGCAGGCGCCCGCGCCGATCGCTGGACGATCCGCAACGGCTACTACACGCAGGACGCCTTCGACGCGACCGAGGACAACATCGACAACCGCTATGCCAACCGCTCGGGCTGGGTCGGCAACTTCCGGGGTGGCGCGATGTGGCATGTGGCCCCGGTGATCGCGCTGCGCGGCTCTGCCTATACCGGCATGCGCATGCCCACGCTGAACGAGCTGTACCGCCCCTTCGTGGTCTACCCCGTCACCACCGAGGCGAACGCGGACCTCAAGGTGGAGAAGCTGCGCGGCTACGAAGCCGGGTTCGACGTGACACCCGCCACCTGGGCGCGCCTGTCGGTGACGGCGTTCTACAACAAGCTGGATGACGCCATCGCCAACGTCACCATCGCCACCAATGCGCGCAAGCGCGAGAACGTCGATGCGATCCGCGCCAAGGGCATCGAGGCGGAAGCCGCGCTGACCTTCGGCCAGGTGGGCTTCAACGGATCGCTGTCATGGACCGATTCGAAGGTCGAGGCGAGCGGCACGCAGGCAGCCATCGACGGCCTTCGCCCCGCGCAGGTGCCCAAGCTGATGGCCAGCGGCACCCTGTCGTGGACCCCGCGCAAGGGCTGGCGCCTTGCGGGCACCGTGCGCCACATCGGCCGCCAGTACGAGGATGACCTCAACACCTACATCCTGCCCGCCGCGACCACCTTCGATGCCTATCTGCAGGTGCCGGTCGCAGGCCCGGTCTCGCTGACCGTGCGCGGCGAGAACCTGAGCAACGCAAACGTCGTGACCCGCAACCAGGACGGCTCGATCGATCTGGCCGAACCGCGCACCGTGTGGGTGGGCGTGAAGCTGGCGATGTAAGAGCCTGTTTGGAAATTCGCGAAACGCGAATTTCGCGGCACCGGCCCACGCCCCCACCCTACCACTCAACGGTAGTATCCTGCGGGTGGTAGGGTGGGGGCGTGAGCCGGTGCCGCTGACGATGTAAACAACGAACCCGCCGCTGCCCACTGGCATCGGGCGGGTTCTCCGGTATTTTTGTTTGCCGCATTTTCCGAGTCATCAGGTGATTCCACCCGATTGGAAAATGCTCTACTCCTCGGCGCGATGGCGCGCCTTACGATCAACGATCACCCCGTCCAGATCGACATGGACCCGCAGACCCCGCTGCTGTTCGCCCTGCGCGACGGCGCGAACCTGACGGGCACCAAGTACGGCTGTGGCGTCGGAGACTGCGGCGCCTGCACGGTGATGGTCGATGGCGCGGCGCTGCGCTCGTGCCTGATTACCCTTTCCGAATGCGAAGGGCGCTTCGTCACCACTATCGAGGGGCTTTCGGCGGACCGCTCGCACCCGGTGCAGCAGGCGATGGTGGCCGAGCAGGCGATCCAGTGCGGGTTCTGCACCCCCGGCATCGTGATGACCGCCGCTGCGCTGCTCAAAACCAACCCGGACCCCAGCGAGGCGCAGATCCTCGACGCGGTGCCCAACTTGTGCCGCTGCGGCGTCTATCCGCGCCTCGTCCGCGCGATCCAGCGCGCAGGCCGCGTCGCGCGACGCCTCGAAACCATCAGCGCCGCGCCTGCCCCCGGCATCACCCCTGCCGATGCCGCGCGCGCCGTCCCGGCGCTGCGCACGCTTACGAAATCGCAAACCTCAGGAAACATCCCATGAAAGCCACGATCTGGCACAACCCCAAGTGCGGCACTTCGCGCAAGACGCTGGCGATCCTCGAAGAGACGCCCGGTGTCGAGGTGACGGTGATCGAATACCTCAAGACCCCGCCGAGCGCGGAGAAGCTCGCCCAGCTCTATCGCGATGCCGGGATCACCCCGCAAAGGGGCCTGCGCCTGCGCGGCACCGATGCGCAGGAGCGCGGCCTGCCCGATGCGGACGCCGCCACCGTGCTCGCCGCGATGGAAGCCGAACCGATCCTGATCGAGCGCCCGCTGGTCGAGACCGACAAGGGCGTGCGCCTGTGCCGCCCTCAGGAACTGGTAAACGAGATCCTGTGAACAGAGGGGGCGGACAGCGGGCATTTACCGCATTCACGACGCCCTTCGTCTTGCAATACGGTGGCTAATCTGCCAGCGATCCGTCCCTGAGTTTTCAAAGAACAGCGAGTGCGCGCTTCCATGACCAGTACCGAGCTTGCCCGAGAGCCCCTGCAGCAGCGGATCAAGCGCAAGATCAAGCAGACGCTGGGACCTTGGGGAATCTTCGTCGAAGGCTTCATCCGCAACCCGGTGATGGTCGGCTCGATCGTTCCCTCCTCGCGCTTCACCATCCGCCGGATGCTGGAGAAGGTCGACTGGGAAAACACCAAGCTCTTCGTCGAATACGGCCCCGGCGTCGGCACGTTCTGCCAGCCGGTGCTCGACCGCCTGCCGCGCGACGGCATGCTGCTGGTGATCGACACCAACCCGCTGTTCATCGACTATCTGCGCCGCACCATCACCGACAGCCGCTTCGTCGCGGTCAACGGCTCGGCAGCCGACGTCGAGGAGATCGTGCGCGCGCATGGTCATGAAAAGGCGGATTACGTGCTGTCGGGCCTGCCGTTCTCCACCCTGCCCAAGGGCGTGGCACCCGCCATCGCGGCAGCCACGTACCGCGTGATCCGCAAGGGCGGCGCGTTCCTGGTCTACCAGTTCCGCCCCAAGGCGAAGACCTTCATGACCCCGCACTTCAAGCGCATCGACGACGCGATCGAGCCGATTAACGTGCCGCCGTGCTTCATGTGGTGGTGCTGGAAGGACGAGGACTGATCCTCCCTTCGTTCAGACGCGACGCATAAAAAAGGGGGCCTTCAAGCCCCCTTTTTCGTATCCGATGCATTCCTCGTTCACTCGAAAGGACGGCCCGGTGCAGCGCTGTCGCTGCTCAGCTGGCGGTGGATCGCCACCAGCACGGCCACCGTCACGACGCTCGCCACGGCATTGAACAACCCGGAGACCAGCGCCGCCCACAGGGTCGGCAGATTGCCCTCGCCCGCCAGCAGAAGGACCGGCGTGATCAGCGCCATGTTCACCACCATGCCGATGATCAGATAGGCCAGCATCAGCAGGCAGAAGAAGCCGAACAGGCGCAGCGCATGGCGCCGGGTCAGCTGCCACGAACGGCGCAGGGCATGGACCGGGTTGAGCAGTCCGTCATTGACCACCACCGGCACCAGCAGCGAAACGCGCACCGCGGCATGGATCAGCAGCGCGATCCCGAACAACGACACCACTGCACCCAGAGCAGCACCGGCCCCGCCCAGCGGCGCGAACAGCGCGGCGGGCAGCACCAGCACCGCCATCGTCGCCGCCAGCGCGATCACCATCGTCGCGATCAGCGTGGGCAGCGCGCGGATCGCCGAGGCGATCACCGTGCCGACGGTGGGACGCGCGCGGTCGGCCAGCAGCCGTGCCAGCGCGAAATAGCCGATCAGCTGCATCACCACACTGCCGAGGCCGACGCCGAACAGCGTGCCGATGTTGTCCATCACCAGTTGGTTCACCAGCGTCTTGTTCTCGAAATTGGTGTAGATCTGCGTTTCCAGGCCGGTCAGCAGCACGCCTGCGAGCAGCGAGGGCAGCAGGAAAAACACCCCCGCCACGGCAAAAAGCACCTCGCGGTTGGCGCGTACCGCCGCAACGCTGTCCTGCCAGGCGCGGTTACTGTCGAATTTCATCATGGGCTCCAACGGCCGGGTTCCGGGGGCAGCCCCCTTAAACCCTCTTGCTATGCGCTGCCAATGACGCCACGCAACGCGGCATGACAAGTCCTGTTTTCGCGCAAGCCGACTCCGTCGCCCCTCCTGGTCTTCTTCCCGACACTCTGCCGGGCGATATCGAACTGCGCGTGAGCACGCAGCCGGTGCCCTATCGCGAGGCGCTGGAAGAGATGGCCGCACGCAATGCCGCGATCGCGGCGGGAGAGGCGCGCGAACTGATCTGGCTGCTGGAACATCCCCCGGTCTACACCGCCGGCACCAGCGCGGCGGCGGACGAACTGCTCGACCCGCGCTTCGAGGTGGTCGAGGCCGGGCGCGGTGGGCGCTATACCTATCACGGCCCCGGCCAGCGCATCGGCTACGTCCTGCTCGACCTCAAGCGCCGCGCCCGCGACGCGCGCGGCTTCGTCCATGCTCTGGAAGGCTGGGTGATCGACACGCTGGCCAATTTCGGCGTGGACACCTTCCGCTCCGAAGGCCGCATCGGCATCTGGACCAACGACATCGACGGACGCGAGGCGAAGATCGGCGCGATCGGCGTGCGTATCCGCAAGTGGGTGACGATGCACGGCTTCTCGGTGAACATCCGCCCGGACCTGTCGCACTTCACCGGCATCGTGCCCTGCGGCATCGAGGAATTCGGCGTCACCAGCCTCGAAAAGCTCGGCAAGGCGGTCGACATGCACACATGGGATGCCGCACTGATCGCCCATGCCGAGGCGTTCCTTGCCAAGCTGGAAAGCCCCTGCCCGCCACCTGCCAAATCGGGGGAGACCGCCTGATGGCCCGCGCCTCGCTCTGGCTCGCTTCGGGCGCACTGGTGCTCGGTATTGCGCTTTCGGGCTGCAACAGCGCCAAGAAGGATGACAAGAACGCCACCGCAGCAGGCGGCGAACTGCTGCCTCGCTCGGCCAGCGACGACATGCTGCCCTACGACACCGTCACCTCGCAGCCCGACCTGCTCGATCCCGAAGCGGCCACGCGCAGCGCCGCCAGCCACGCGCAGGTCGAACAGGACGCACAGGACGAAGCCGACGCTCCCGACGAGGACGACGCCCCCGGTCAGGACCAGGGCGACGACGATGCGACGACAACGGAAACCACCGTACCCGCCGCCCCTGCTCCGAGCACGACCGGGGGCAGTAACATTAAGGGGGCCGTTCCGCTCGACCTTCTCTATCCCGCCCTTCCCCATACCCGCTCAGCCTGAGCCTGTCGAAGGCCGCGCG of the Novosphingobium sp. 9 genome contains:
- a CDS encoding (2Fe-2S)-binding protein encodes the protein MARLTINDHPVQIDMDPQTPLLFALRDGANLTGTKYGCGVGDCGACTVMVDGAALRSCLITLSECEGRFVTTIEGLSADRSHPVQQAMVAEQAIQCGFCTPGIVMTAAALLKTNPDPSEAQILDAVPNLCRCGVYPRLVRAIQRAGRVARRLETISAAPAPGITPADAARAVPALRTLTKSQTSGNIP
- a CDS encoding TonB-dependent receptor codes for the protein MPYRRARLDKKKKDTIISSRHAVRPALLASIATLGVLAPLAAAQAQSSDPASEANSTTAKSHKDKTPVIVVTGRGLADGPATPAYDSVVLDRDTITSSSSGRIEDVLSSVAGFQQYRRSDSRATNPSNQGVTLRALGGNASSRSLVLLDGVPVANPFFGYIPLSTLSPDRLSTIRVTRGGGTGAFGAGAVAGTIEMDSAGPDQLGLLNAEALVDNRGETQMDATVSPKLGNSGGYVVASVQWDRGKGFWTTPEDQRVDASARARYESLSGSIRAVAPLTDDIEVQAGVMAFQDHRTFRFQGADSTSSGQQGSIRLVGHGDWKFDVLAYVQAQDYSNIVKSSTSYKETLDQHATPTLAGGGKLEIRPPVGDDHVLRFGTDLRLTGGHLLEFPISTTTGERSAIRHAGGDESDLGLYAQDDWTLGQLVLTAGARADRWTIRNGYYTQDAFDATEDNIDNRYANRSGWVGNFRGGAMWHVAPVIALRGSAYTGMRMPTLNELYRPFVVYPVTTEANADLKVEKLRGYEAGFDVTPATWARLSVTAFYNKLDDAIANVTIATNARKRENVDAIRAKGIEAEAALTFGQVGFNGSLSWTDSKVEASGTQAAIDGLRPAQVPKLMASGTLSWTPRKGWRLAGTVRHIGRQYEDDLNTYILPAATTFDAYLQVPVAGPVSLTVRGENLSNANVVTRNQDGSIDLAEPRTVWVGVKLAM
- a CDS encoding arsenate reductase family protein, whose product is MKATIWHNPKCGTSRKTLAILEETPGVEVTVIEYLKTPPSAEKLAQLYRDAGITPQRGLRLRGTDAQERGLPDADAATVLAAMEAEPILIERPLVETDKGVRLCRPQELVNEIL
- the lipB gene encoding lipoyl(octanoyl) transferase LipB codes for the protein MTSPVFAQADSVAPPGLLPDTLPGDIELRVSTQPVPYREALEEMAARNAAIAAGEARELIWLLEHPPVYTAGTSAAADELLDPRFEVVEAGRGGRYTYHGPGQRIGYVLLDLKRRARDARGFVHALEGWVIDTLANFGVDTFRSEGRIGIWTNDIDGREAKIGAIGVRIRKWVTMHGFSVNIRPDLSHFTGIVPCGIEEFGVTSLEKLGKAVDMHTWDAALIAHAEAFLAKLESPCPPPAKSGETA
- a CDS encoding lipoyltransferase → MKFDSNRAWQDSVAAVRANREVLFAVAGVFFLLPSLLAGVLLTGLETQIYTNFENKTLVNQLVMDNIGTLFGVGLGSVVMQLIGYFALARLLADRARPTVGTVIASAIRALPTLIATMVIALAATMAVLVLPAALFAPLGGAGAALGAVVSLFGIALLIHAAVRVSLLVPVVVNDGLLNPVHALRRSWQLTRRHALRLFGFFCLLMLAYLIIGMVVNMALITPVLLLAGEGNLPTLWAALVSGLFNAVASVVTVAVLVAIHRQLSSDSAAPGRPFE
- a CDS encoding class I SAM-dependent methyltransferase — its product is MTSTELAREPLQQRIKRKIKQTLGPWGIFVEGFIRNPVMVGSIVPSSRFTIRRMLEKVDWENTKLFVEYGPGVGTFCQPVLDRLPRDGMLLVIDTNPLFIDYLRRTITDSRFVAVNGSAADVEEIVRAHGHEKADYVLSGLPFSTLPKGVAPAIAAATYRVIRKGGAFLVYQFRPKAKTFMTPHFKRIDDAIEPINVPPCFMWWCWKDED